The following are encoded in a window of Phaseolus vulgaris cultivar G19833 chromosome 3, P. vulgaris v2.0, whole genome shotgun sequence genomic DNA:
- the LOC137839365 gene encoding uncharacterized protein, translated as METPFSLVYGSDVMIPVEIHKSSPRYQNFVADESNEERRVNLDLLDEAREEATIKAEAVKRRVERQYSSKVKPRQFQVGDLVMRKAHLYELENKLSPKWTGPFRVAEAKGMVQTA; from the coding sequence atggagacgcctttcagtctAGTATATGGGTCAGACGTGATGATCCCAGTCGAGATCCACAAAAGCTCGCCACGTTATCAGAATTTTGTGGCTGAtgaatccaatgaagaaaggcgaGTGAATCTGGActtactagacgaagccagggaggaagcaacaataaaggctgaggcagtaaagagaagagtggagcgacaGTATAGCTCCAAGGTGAAGCCGCGGCAATTCCAGGTTGGTGActtagtcatgaggaaggctcacctatatgagctggagaataagttgtctcccaaatggaccggACCCTTTAGAGTCGCTGAAGCCAAGGGAATGGTTCAAACAGCCTAG